One Magnolia sinica isolate HGM2019 chromosome 2, MsV1, whole genome shotgun sequence genomic window, ATTCATGTGCATTTATAGTCTGAAAACATTAAATAGACTGTTAACTGTTTTATGGGTATTGTGTGGAttattgtcttgatgaatgttaaatggatgaaacatgcacGCACATGTTTAATCTTGATTGATTATAATATTATTAAACAattgtgtgaattattttttgaatgactatcaggtgtacaattgtgtgaattattttttgaatgactatcaggtgtaatattcaaaaaaaatatatatatatacaaacaaATCtagcaatttttaaaaaattcgaagctattttagcgacggaccaaatccgtcgctaatttttgAACAAGTCGATGGACGACGGAATTAAGGTCCGTCGCTCTCCTCACATTAGCGACTAACCTTATCTGTCGcaaatatttttaatgacgaatAATTCGGATGGGTTTTTTGAATTTCAGCgacggatttttattttttgcgacggatcttatccgtcagTACTCTGCGATTGACCTTATTTGTCGAAGATTGAATGACGGATTTTATTTAGTTTTACGATGGATGTAGTCCATGGAGAAAAAAaatgacccagtaaacagcgactgACCAAGtaacggacgaaatccgtcgtttatttagTTTTATGACGGATGCAGTCCGTcgcaaattcatgattttagcgtagtgtttattccatactaacattgtttcaatgaaataaatctaaataatttcttaaaatctcaaaatcaataccgaTATGCATTTTAAGTTAATCAAACTATACTAGCAAGTAATTAGAAATGGTTTAATGTCgtcacttcatcttcagataagtacgaTCATGTTTCACATGTTTTATATTTAGTTACGGTGCATCCTTCCAATTCTTgcgtcacatcatctgctaatagcTCCTCTATAtagttttttcatcaataaaaaggtaagctggtcaggcttagtgaaataatccagcatggttcataatcataataattaaaataacataaaaatggatgtacaatgatatggatacaaatgatgtatgaatacatcagatgggatgatcgtccatctgcttaggttggaggtcgtcaacccacatccacccgttgggtaggcttccacctttctgTAGGATTGGGTATAGCTCgtatctggtaacgctctaccaggatcgacatttcttccaaggacggcccctaggatcgaccatgcattacaCAAATACAATGAATGATGAAtaatatgtaaatgcatatttttcatattttgcataTTGATCAAAATATTCATGTATGAATTTAGCGTATaattatcataacaaaatactcaaattaatatattaatcaattaaacaatcacaaacaatttattttaattttaatgaatcatgagacaagttgggttactcacatGAGTCTGATAGTATAAAACCCACAAGGTAAATGAGTTTGTTTGAATTCAGagatcctatcaattatatcagcaacattattattcatatagttattttacatggtggggcccaccttgatatatatccaAAGTAGTCAAACCCTAaatgattaaataattaaaattatgtctatttaaatttaattattaagatttagattttctttttaaaatcctaaaattgaatgtcaaataattaattggggtggcccactggatgATTGGATCAACCAGATTCTTGAGATATTaccatgttttgcctctacacattagatggatggtatggatctaaccacacatacaccgatggccaatctcgaccttctacgcaaagtaataccaacacttgcgaaaaaatctaagattcctttattaaacacttttataTCTGACTAATGTGGCTTATGGTCAGATTGATATGAAAATTATGgcctttgtatattttggccttagggatcatataatccgtacagatctatcttaacacaatTAGATTCTATCCATTCAatatattcctaaaatattactaatcaggtctgaaatcataaaaaaatcactttattaaaattgactctacacacctatacaatgatagtgtggataatccacaccatccattatatgatcaagaagaaattaacaatataataaaaaaaattaaaaagatctaacgattagaacttacctgatcaaGCCTTTTTAAAAtctcatctctcttattcttcagggcttcctattttttttttctattaagcAGAAATCTCTCCatatcccttttttttaaaaaataaaaaataaaaaataaaaaacttaagatAGGATGAGCtcatcctcccttatcctgaattaAAATTGtttttatgacatttgataaaaaaaataaattattattactacttaaAGAATCAATTCCTAAACCTGTCTCTCAACTAAGAATGtttctaccaactcaactattgacttgtttttattttttatttaaaaataaaatctttaaatatttattttaatttttttagtgcACTAAAATTTAGGGTAATTACACCAGGCACCTTAAGAGCTTAAGAGTGCCTAGGGCTCGATGATTTTTAAGGAGAAAATGGCTGTGAAAATGGACTATATGTTTACCTATAGTTGGCTATCATTGGTTAGTACTTGCATATATGACTGCAAGGAGGATtactgaatggtttggattaattaGGCTTTCAAGCGTAGTATAAAGGTTTTCTTAAAAGGGGGggattatatttatttatttatttgctgaGAATAGAGAAGAATGAATTAGTTGGTAAAATGTATTATATTTTTAAGTGTAATAGAGAAGAGTAGTTTTTCTTTGCAAGGCGAAAATAGATTAATTGGGTTTTTTAAGGGCCCGTCACATTTTGGTTGGGTATGGTGGTGGTTCTTGGAGTTTGGAGGAATCTTCTCatcaaactatatatatatatatatatatatatatatatatatatatatatatatatatatataaaagtgagGTGACTCGAGACTGGTAGAATGACCCACATGCTAACCATGTGCAACTTGGGCTATGATTCATTGATGAGGTTTTCGATGAACTGGTTGACTCGAAATATATTAGAAGACTGATAGTAAACTATGCCTTGTACCCCAATCTGTGAATGtgtttatcaacttggaccactTAAATTATATCCCCCTTCCTTGATGGGTCCCACTACTGAAATGCTATGAGTATAGCAAGATGACTTTATGTAAGGGAACTTGAATTTTCACCATCTAAAACATGGGTTTGGAGGAAATTAATTTTTTGCAATTTTCTGCCAAAATCATGCTTTATATGGCGAAAATTCAAATATCCATAACTTGTGTTAGGGGTAATTTATATTTTTGCTTTGTTATAATTGTATGGTTGAGATAGGTCTTTCCTGCAAGGTTGAAATTCAGTTTTTTGTTGCTAACAATTGAGAagaaactagagagagagagagagagagagagagagaggttcgtCCTTCTACATTGAACTGAAATGGGGGAGTGAATGTGGCTGATTTCATCACATTTAACATACTTAATCCAATATGTTTCTAATTATTCTCTTCCTGCGTTTGGATTGGTTTGGTTGGTGGTTCTTGTTGGATAGAACTTTCTTTACCTAAGTAAAAAAAAGGTAGAGATCCCAAATGCTAATTCTGTCAGTCCATGGCTATGTTTCATtaaagatgttttggatcaacaGGACTTTCCTGACTCTGATGTGCCCATCAATTGGACCACCCAAATTTTATACAACTTCTTTGATGGGCCACATTTCATAAATGCCTTCAGTATTTAGTAAGATCACTAAAATTGCTAAAGATATAGAATTTTTTATGGGGTTGTTAAACGATTCAAAGCAACAGTAGAagattggacggttgggatcCTCTGCTCCATGAGATTTTGCAATGTGTCCAATTCAAGAGGTGCATATCTAGAGAGCAGCTAGCCTATGGAAGCTTTACTTTCGTATAGACATGGAGGGCGGTATTTTTGCTGACGTGGATGGAAAACTTCATGATTGATCAGATCCACCCCGTCAATTGAGCAGACCGCCTTGTGCTTTTACCAGGCCAAAAAATAAGGCCCATTCAACATTCAGTTGGGCAGTTGGGACACACCATCGAAAGCAGTTGAGGTGTGAAGTCCCATCactaaaatcatctaaatttggCGTGGCGTCCACCGTGGGgtgcatatgccatccaatccactgaTATGACACTGCACATTAGGGTAAATGATTTTGCCTAAAATCAGGAAATTCCAAgacccatgtgggccacacaaggtgaatttagaggttttaagaAACATGGATCCCAATGGTACTGTGACCTACCAAGTCTTGGATTTGATTGAATTTTAGGATACATAGAGAAAATGTGATGGTGCACGTGGTCGATAGGGTGGATCTGATGCATTTTTGTCCTGCGCAGCGCTCAGTTAGGGTTAGTAACGATTTTGGCGTGCCTACGCAGGTGAGGATAGCGCAGTCCTTTCATATGATAAACGTTTTCTAGCTCAACCCTTCGGAATTAAGCTTAAAATGTCGGTTAGAACCATTGCTGATGCAAAAGGGAGTTGGCTACCAAAAGGGAAAGGTAGTAACGATTTTGTTTTCTCAAGATTTTTACTCTACCGTGAATTTTCAATGAGTCGTCATCCGACCGTACACCTGATACCAGTAACTTTGTTGGATTCCTGAGATTGTCTGAGCTGTGCCATGGCTTGCCTACAACTTGTTAGGTGGAGGAACATGTTCTCCGCCAGTGGCAGGGCGATGATTAAAGTGTTCTTATGAACCATCAATCTTCTCTGTTATAATGCTGCGTGTACACGAGGAACCAACTGTGGCTGTTGGAACGTTGAACTGATGGGCCCATTTCACAGATTAGCAGATACTATGccatttttcaattttattttattttttcttttttttaaaaggcagTCCTTGCCTTAGTGGTAggctctgaggagtttcaacacggggtcttgggttcgaaacccatggGTGACACCACACATGCGTGGGTAAAAGAATTTAGATAATCATAATTGATGAAAACATTACTTTTCACAAcattatttcaaatctgtacATCTGCAAAAGAATTTAGATAATCATAATTGGTGAAAACATTACTTTTCACAAcattatttcaaatctgtacATCTGCTTTATATATGTTACGGTGGACCCCGTAAAAATTAAGGGTGACCATCtcataaatttttttcttttcgtttctttttttAACATATCGGCCAAAATCCCACTATTCTTTACAACGGTTAAGTGAGGGATCCTAGCCTTTGAGTTTTAACCGgataaatctactccaaccatacCATTACATGTGTAATCGCACATAAGATCTATTGCCAGAAGaatatacataaataaataaataacattaacTGGTTCGGGTAGCTAAGCCAGCATCTTTCACCACCAGCTCTGATGGCTTGACTAGTCAAAGAAGAACTTTAATCCAATCAGGCTCACATGGCTTCCTTATCTGTCTAACGTGTGCTCGCTTCTTTTTTAACAGGTCCTTCCTCTTTGATGATCAGCTCTTCTTTAACAGGTGCTTCCTCTTTCATGATCAGCTCTTCTTTAACAGGTGCTTCCTCTTTCATGATCAGCTCCTCTTGTTCAATGAGGGGCTGACCCACCTCTTCCTTCAATCCAACGGCATTTGTTTCCTTCTGGACGGCCTCACCTTCATCACCTGTGAAGGAATCTATGGGCTGGTCCCCCTTTTTCTCTACTTCTTCCGTCAAGTCCTCTACCTGCATTCCCATTTACACCATCAATGAAAatattatttgaaaatatttactGCATATAGCCCACCCATGATGGATGTACTGTTAGATGTTCTGGACCGTCTATTAGTGGACCTACCAAGGATGGACAACCAACAGTAAACTCTCATTATTCTGACAGTCCTAGAGGCCGGATTGGCAGTATTCAAAGCCACGGATGAAAACTAATATTGAACAGTGTATTCaactgggaaaatgggttggctAAGAGTGTCCAGCCTGCATGATTTACTCACGGCCCACCACAtgcacggttcagatcatcccaCCATAAGCTTCGGTTCTACATAGCTGTCAAGGTTTTACTCTTACTTGTTTATCTATTAGAAATGTATAACGTAGAAACATGTTAATTTGATGACCGAAATAGACCATGACAAGAAATCATTCCAATCCACTGATATGACACTGCACATTAGTGCTGTATAtgatgataaaaaattgaaatgaccATTTGCAATTCAACTACCCGAATTTCAGTGACGGTCCATATGATACCAGTCCGATCATGGTCGAACGGCTAAGGATTGTGGAAACAGGCGCCACCTGCTAGGTCATCAAGAAGTGATCACCACAGTTTGACAATCGGACGGTTATTAAGATGCTTACGCACTGAAATTAGGTAATCTCCTTGCACCAAGTGGTTGCTTAAAAGTAATATTAGGGAGTAAACCTTGTCAATGAAGTCTTTGGCCTGTTCAGCATCATCCCCCACTTCTTTGGCAGCGTTCTCAACCCACAAAGCAACACACTTCAGCGGCGTATTGTCGGGAAGATTATCTCCCACCTTATCCGCGACATGTTCCACCACCTCGGCAACATCCTCCACAGCCTCGACTACATCTTCCACCATATTCACCACTTGTTCAACCTTCCCTAAACATGCCCCAAAGACTCAGAATCTAACACTACAATGCACCAGTCATTCTACATTAAGCATGGTGTTTACCATAGTTGGCATGCAAGGCAATTCGACTTGGGAATTGGCTGAGTCAACCCGGCCTGGTCACTGATCTAGTCACTGGGTCAGGAGAAATAGGGACGCACGGGACTTGGGCCTGGTTTCCCAAGTCAAAGTGTGACTGGGTCAGGGTGAGCCTTTAGGGGCGGATCTGTAATTTTCAAGAGAGAGAAATTAATTTATTTGACCATaagaatggtaaaaaaaaatttatttttgacCCGAGTGGTTAACATGCCAAGTCCCAAGTTGACCCAGCACCGGTGATAGACCGAGTCCCACACTGAATCCTGTTTGGAAAGCTATGGTGCGTGCCAAGCACAACTCCAAGAGCAATGCATATGTTTAGCCTTTAaaaaaatgtttgtatgcatatgCTTACTACCTATTATCTGTGAAAATCCACCTTTTAGCTTCAAAAATGGTAGAACTATAGAGAGTAACGATCGCAAAATCCAACATGCCCTGCATCAAATGCCCAATTTGTTACAAGCACAATACAATATTTTAGGCTATGCTAACAGAGAAGACAAAAAGGAAAATAATCAAGTTGCTATGAGATTATTACCAGCTAGGGAGATTGAGTGATGGAGGTTTTGGAGCTCCTGGGAGACTGCTGCTGTTCCTGTATCAAATCAATGCATCCAAATCACACAAACTAGACATTGATAATGTGCACTATTGATCACTACGATCAACCATAGCTCAAAAAAATATCCACCGTTGGTTGCAACAGTGAGTAATATTTTTCCAGCATTACTTTGCCAACCGTGATTAGTGCTTAAAATATAAAGAGTATGTGTGTGGTGTAATAAATTTGACTGGACAAATGAGTAGGCTCACAGGATCTGACAGTATTCAGATTGTGTCTATGTCCGGTGATTTATCTCAATATTACAGAATTAGAAAGGATCTTATCACCTCCTTGatttcatggtttttttttttttttaaataataataaaaaaaaaaggtgggataCACAAATATATTGAAAATGGAAAATGTACATCCTGGAGATTCGGGtaggccacacctatcatatggaagaaaaaaaaactacgaAAGGAAAAGTTAGCGCGAGCTGGAATCACCTACATAAAGGGCGCCAACAGGCTAATAGCCTCCAACCAAACCAGAGGATAGTCACTCAGGATGAGGGCAAGACGGTGCATGGGGCAGGAAACCAGCGGAGGCCGTCCCCAACGCGAGGAAGGAGGCCACTCAGGGTCAGCCGATCCCTTTTTTTGGGTCTGATTTCGTGGTCAACATTTCCAAATTATGATCAATAATTTAGATAGCTTAGACATGAGTCAGATGGACGAAAGTATATAATTAATATTTTCCCCCCATTTTTTCTCTGAAaaactcttgattttgaagaaaaatcCTTCTGCTTTTATGAGGGAGCAGGGATCTAAAGATTAGGTGGAATTTGAATAAGGCAGGGGTTATCTCATCTAATCCAAGTTTTCTTTTTTCCCAATGAATTCTTGCTATTTGAATTTGATAGTtct contains:
- the LOC131234590 gene encoding uncharacterized protein LOC131234590 isoform X1 produces the protein MSTLTSIPSNSSRSLNLHSRRRPQAQIIGSSLRWLLASRGAQSARMTGKGRSELHTVTNSSSLPGAPKPPSLNLPSWACWILRSLLSIVLPFLKLKGGFSQIIGKVEQVVNMVEDVVEAVEDVAEVVEHVADKVGDNLPDNTPLKCVALWVENAAKEVGDDAEQAKDFIDKVEDLTEEVEKKGDQPIDSFTGDEGEAVQKETNAVGLKEEVGQPLIEQEELIMKEEAPVKEELIMKEEAPVKEELIIKEEGPVKKEASTR